The Apium graveolens cultivar Ventura chromosome 6, ASM990537v1, whole genome shotgun sequence genome contains a region encoding:
- the LOC141668830 gene encoding uncharacterized protein LOC141668830 isoform X1: MSLEKALRVDSCVLIMYHATLIFVWYLLSVNKDYVIIQFSSSYSSWDFLHSLHYYLNISEVMVEEVRNNAVIERSAEEWLVHAHENVPIALGKAREVRGFPARWKVIISKLELIPSRLSDLSSHPCFSKNALCKEQLQAVAKTLDEATELAEMCVKEKYEGKLRMQSDLDALSGKLDLNLKDCGLLIKTGVLGDVTFPSTALNSSTNSGEATHFSIKELLARLQIGHLEAKHKAIDSLVEILQEDEKNVLAVLGRSNIAALVQLLTATSPRIREKTVTVICSLAESGSCENWLVSEGVLPPLIRLVESGSAFGKEKSTISLQRLSMSTETSRSIVGHGGVRPLIDVCQTADSVTQAAAACTLKNISAVPEVRQTLAEEGIIKVMINLLDHGILLGSKEYAAECLQNLTSTNDSLRRFVVAEGGIKSLLIYLDGPLPQESAVGALRNLVGSVSEDILISQGLLPILVHVLKSGSLGAQLAATSAICQICSSVEMKKMISEAGCITLLIKMLEAKTNSNREVAARALSSLMNLSQNCREVRRDGKSVPNLVQLLDPSPQNTAKKYAVTCLALLSSSKKCKKLMISYGAIGYLKKLTEMDIPSAKKLLERLERGKLRSLFSRK, encoded by the exons ATGTCATTAGAAAAAGCTTTAAGAGTGGACTCGTGTGTGCTAATAATGTACCATGCTACTTTGATATTTGTTTGGTATTTGCTTTCTGTGAATAAGGACTATGTGATCATACAATTTTCATCAAGCTACTCCTCTTGGGACTTTCTGCATTCTTTGCATTATTATTTAA ATATATCTGAAGTCATGGTAGAGGAAGTTAGAAATAATGCTGTGATCGAACGGTCAGCAGAAGAGTGGTTAGTACATGCACATGAAAATGTTCCGATTGCACTTGGAAAAGCAAGAGAGGTCAGGGGATTTCCAGCTAGGTGGAAAGTCATAATTTCGAAATTGGAGCTCATTCCATCACGCTTGTCAGATTTGTCAAGCCACCCTTGTTTCTCAAAGAATGCACTCTGTAAGGAGCAGTTGCAGGCTGTTGCAAAGACACTAGATGAAGCAACTGAATTAGCAGAGATGTGTGTGAAGGAAAAATACGAGGGTAAACTTCGGATGCAGAGTGATCTTGATGCCTTGTCAGGTAAATTGGATTTAAATCTGAAAGATTGTGGTCTTCTGATCAAAACCGGGGTGCTTGGTGATGTTACCTTCCCATCGACAGCTTTAAATTCCTCGACCAACTCTGGAGAGGCTACGCATTTTAGCATAAAGGAGTTACTGGCCCGACTTCAGATTGGACATCTTGAGGCAAAGCATAAAGCTATTGATAGCCTTGTTGAGATCCTTCAAGAGGATGAAAAGAATGTATTGGCTGTTCTTGGACGGAGCAATATTGCTGCTTTAGTCCAGTTGCTCACAGCTACTTCTCCGCGGATCAGGGAGAAGACTGTAACAGTTATCTGCTCTCTTGCAGAATCAGGAAGCTGCGAGAATTGGCTTGTTTCTGAAGGTGTACTCCCACCTCTGATAAGGCTTGTCGAGTCTGGTAGTGCTTTTGGCAAAGAGAAATCGACAATTTCTCTTCAAAGACTGTCTATGTCAACAGAAACATCTCGCTCAATTGTTGGACATGGTGGAGTGCGGCCTCTGATTGATGTATGCCAAACTGCTGATTCTGTCACACAGGCTGCAGCTGCTTGTACTTtgaagaacatatctgctgttCCAGAAGTGCGTCAAACTCTTGCAGAAGAAGGAATTATAAAAGTTATGATCAATCTCCTTGATCATGGGATTTTATTGGGATCTAAGGAATATGCAGctgaatgcttgcagaatctcACCTCAACCAATGATAGTCTTCGAAGGTTTGTTGTAGCAGAAGGTGGAATAAAAAGTCTGTTGATTTACTTGGACGGTCCACTACCTCAAGAATCTGCTGTTGGCGCATTAAGGAACTTGGTTGGCTCAGTCTCCGAGGATATTTTGATTTCACAGGGGCTTCTTCCTATACTGGTTCACGTGCTAAAGTCCGGATCATTGGGTGCACAACTGGCAGCCACCTCGGCAATTTGTCAAATTTGCAGCTCCGTTGAAATGAAGAAAATGATCAGTGAAGCTGGCTGCATTACTCTGCTCATTAAGATGCTGGAAGCTAAAACAAATAGCAACAGGGAGGTTGCAGCACGAGCACTTTCAAGCTTGATGAATCTTTCGCAGAATTGTAGGGAAGTGAGACGGGATGGAAAAAGCGTGCCAAATTTAGTACAACTTCTTGACCCCAGTCCTCAAAACACTGCTAAGAAGTACGCAGTTACATGTCTTGCCTTGCTCTCCTCGAGCAAGAAGTGCAAGAAGCTGATGATCTCGTATGGTGCCATTGGATATCTTAAGAAACTTACTGAGATGGATATCCCAAGTGCCAAGAAGCTGCTCGAGCGATTGGAAAGAGGGAAGTTAAGAAGCTTGTTCAGCAGAAAATAA
- the LOC141668830 gene encoding uncharacterized protein LOC141668830 isoform X2, with product MVEEVRNNAVIERSAEEWLVHAHENVPIALGKAREVRGFPARWKVIISKLELIPSRLSDLSSHPCFSKNALCKEQLQAVAKTLDEATELAEMCVKEKYEGKLRMQSDLDALSGKLDLNLKDCGLLIKTGVLGDVTFPSTALNSSTNSGEATHFSIKELLARLQIGHLEAKHKAIDSLVEILQEDEKNVLAVLGRSNIAALVQLLTATSPRIREKTVTVICSLAESGSCENWLVSEGVLPPLIRLVESGSAFGKEKSTISLQRLSMSTETSRSIVGHGGVRPLIDVCQTADSVTQAAAACTLKNISAVPEVRQTLAEEGIIKVMINLLDHGILLGSKEYAAECLQNLTSTNDSLRRFVVAEGGIKSLLIYLDGPLPQESAVGALRNLVGSVSEDILISQGLLPILVHVLKSGSLGAQLAATSAICQICSSVEMKKMISEAGCITLLIKMLEAKTNSNREVAARALSSLMNLSQNCREVRRDGKSVPNLVQLLDPSPQNTAKKYAVTCLALLSSSKKCKKLMISYGAIGYLKKLTEMDIPSAKKLLERLERGKLRSLFSRK from the coding sequence ATGGTAGAGGAAGTTAGAAATAATGCTGTGATCGAACGGTCAGCAGAAGAGTGGTTAGTACATGCACATGAAAATGTTCCGATTGCACTTGGAAAAGCAAGAGAGGTCAGGGGATTTCCAGCTAGGTGGAAAGTCATAATTTCGAAATTGGAGCTCATTCCATCACGCTTGTCAGATTTGTCAAGCCACCCTTGTTTCTCAAAGAATGCACTCTGTAAGGAGCAGTTGCAGGCTGTTGCAAAGACACTAGATGAAGCAACTGAATTAGCAGAGATGTGTGTGAAGGAAAAATACGAGGGTAAACTTCGGATGCAGAGTGATCTTGATGCCTTGTCAGGTAAATTGGATTTAAATCTGAAAGATTGTGGTCTTCTGATCAAAACCGGGGTGCTTGGTGATGTTACCTTCCCATCGACAGCTTTAAATTCCTCGACCAACTCTGGAGAGGCTACGCATTTTAGCATAAAGGAGTTACTGGCCCGACTTCAGATTGGACATCTTGAGGCAAAGCATAAAGCTATTGATAGCCTTGTTGAGATCCTTCAAGAGGATGAAAAGAATGTATTGGCTGTTCTTGGACGGAGCAATATTGCTGCTTTAGTCCAGTTGCTCACAGCTACTTCTCCGCGGATCAGGGAGAAGACTGTAACAGTTATCTGCTCTCTTGCAGAATCAGGAAGCTGCGAGAATTGGCTTGTTTCTGAAGGTGTACTCCCACCTCTGATAAGGCTTGTCGAGTCTGGTAGTGCTTTTGGCAAAGAGAAATCGACAATTTCTCTTCAAAGACTGTCTATGTCAACAGAAACATCTCGCTCAATTGTTGGACATGGTGGAGTGCGGCCTCTGATTGATGTATGCCAAACTGCTGATTCTGTCACACAGGCTGCAGCTGCTTGTACTTtgaagaacatatctgctgttCCAGAAGTGCGTCAAACTCTTGCAGAAGAAGGAATTATAAAAGTTATGATCAATCTCCTTGATCATGGGATTTTATTGGGATCTAAGGAATATGCAGctgaatgcttgcagaatctcACCTCAACCAATGATAGTCTTCGAAGGTTTGTTGTAGCAGAAGGTGGAATAAAAAGTCTGTTGATTTACTTGGACGGTCCACTACCTCAAGAATCTGCTGTTGGCGCATTAAGGAACTTGGTTGGCTCAGTCTCCGAGGATATTTTGATTTCACAGGGGCTTCTTCCTATACTGGTTCACGTGCTAAAGTCCGGATCATTGGGTGCACAACTGGCAGCCACCTCGGCAATTTGTCAAATTTGCAGCTCCGTTGAAATGAAGAAAATGATCAGTGAAGCTGGCTGCATTACTCTGCTCATTAAGATGCTGGAAGCTAAAACAAATAGCAACAGGGAGGTTGCAGCACGAGCACTTTCAAGCTTGATGAATCTTTCGCAGAATTGTAGGGAAGTGAGACGGGATGGAAAAAGCGTGCCAAATTTAGTACAACTTCTTGACCCCAGTCCTCAAAACACTGCTAAGAAGTACGCAGTTACATGTCTTGCCTTGCTCTCCTCGAGCAAGAAGTGCAAGAAGCTGATGATCTCGTATGGTGCCATTGGATATCTTAAGAAACTTACTGAGATGGATATCCCAAGTGCCAAGAAGCTGCTCGAGCGATTGGAAAGAGGGAAGTTAAGAAGCTTGTTCAGCAGAAAATAA